TCCATCGACGTGTATGTACAAGTACAGCCACCCAGCGTGGTGCTGGATGGCTGTACTTGAATGCCTTGGCTGTAACCGTGGCTGTAGTCGAGAGCCTGTGTGGTCTCTGACCTGGAGCGGGTGACGGGAATCGAACCCGCGTAGCTAGTTTGGAAGACTCGCGACGGAGGGGACTGGACCTCACTTTGCGAGATACACGTAAGTCTAAACGTAAGCGTCGGAGTGAAAATGCCCTCTGACCTGGAGCCGATGACGGGAATCGAACCCGCGTATTCAGCTTGGGAAGCTGTGTTTAGGGGTATGCTCATGGTGGGTCTACTGTCAAGGCTGAGCGAATACCTGCAGGTAACTGAAGTTTTCACGAGTTTGTCTAGACAGCGCATAGACTGGGGTAAACGTAAGTACAAACGTAAGTGAGCCGATATGCCCCCGAAGAAGCGCCGTAGGGCGAAAGGTGAAGGCGGACTGTACCAACGGGCCGACGGCATGTGGATGGCGCAAGTCCTCCTCCCCGACGGCAAGTACTACCAACGTGGACGCAAGAAATACGCCGACGCCGTGGCCGAACTCGCAGCCATGCGGAAAGACCTCGCGAACGGCATCCTCCCCAACGCCGGCCAGATCACCGTCGCCCAGTGGCTGGACTACTGGGTGGACACGATCGCCGCGCCACGCCTGAAACCCCGCACCCTCGCCACCTACCGGTCCACCATCAAACACCAACTCATCCCGCATGTCGGGTCGAAGAAGCTGGGGAAGCTCACCCCCACTGATGTTCGCCGCATGGTCAACCACGTCGCCGACGCACACACCACCCGCACCGCCCAAGCCGCCTACTCAGTGTTGGCGAAAGCGTTGGGGGATGCAGTGAAAGACGGGAAGATCGGCAACAACCCGTGCGAGCGTATGGACCGCCCCCAGGCCCGCTCCGAGGAGCGCGTTCCCCTCACTGTGGAGCAGGCACGGGCAGTGCTTCTGCATGTGGCGTCACGTGACGCAACAGACGCAGCCCGCTGGTCATTGGCCCTACTGACCGGTGCCCGCCAAGCCGAAGCTTTGGGCCTCACCTGGGATCGTGTCGACCTCGGTGTGGGTGTCATTGACATCTCGTGGCAGTTGGCCCGGTTGAAGTTGAAGAAAGGCCCTCGCCCGCAAGGTGACGTGTATCCGCGGGAAGCGTTCGACGTCCCCGACACCTTCACCTTCACCCCGGTGCACTGGACGGCGTGCCTGGTGCCCACGAAGACGTCGGGGTCGCGTCGGCTGGTGCCCTTGCTGCCGCCCGTGGTTGCTGCGCTCACCGAATTGTGGGAGCAGAAGGGCAACCCGTCGCAGGGGTTGGTGTTCACCCGGGACGATGGGGCGGCCATCCAGCCCCGCGACGACACCCTCGCTTGGAAGCAGCTGTGTGTACAAGCCGCGGTAGTGGGGAAGGTGGAGGACGCGCCGGATCAGCACGCCGCCCGCCACACTGTCGCCACCCTCCTGCAGGAGGCCGGCGTGGAGGAAGCCACCCGAATGGCCATCTTGGGCACACCACCACTACGTCGCACCGCAGTACGCGCACACCTCCCCCCCCCCCCCCCCCCCCCCCCCCCCCCCCCCCCCCCCCCCCCCCCCCCCCCCCCCCCCCCCCCCCCCCCCGACTACGCCGCGCACCGGCGTATGGCCGGGTCGCCGATTCGCCAACGCCAACTGCTAGACGTCGGGAAGCGCGAGTAGTTTCTCGAGTTGCCCGAGGGCGGCGCGGGTGAGGTCGGTGGAGGTGTGCGCGTACTGCCGGTGCGACGTAGTGGTGGTGTGCCCCAAGATGGCCATTCGGGTGGCTTCCTCCACGCCGGCCTCCTGCAGGAGGGTGGCG
This is a stretch of genomic DNA from Gordonia westfalica. It encodes these proteins:
- a CDS encoding tyrosine-type recombinase/integrase, with protein sequence MPPKKRRRAKGEGGLYQRADGMWMAQVLLPDGKYYQRGRKKYADAVAELAAMRKDLANGILPNAGQITVAQWLDYWVDTIAAPRLKPRTLATYRSTIKHQLIPHVGSKKLGKLTPTDVRRMVNHVADAHTTRTAQAAYSVLAKALGDAVKDGKIGNNPCERMDRPQARSEERVPLTVEQARAVLLHVASRDATDAARWSLALLTGARQAEALGLTWDRVDLGVGVIDISWQLARLKLKKGPRPQGDVYPREAFDVPDTFTFTPVHWTACLVPTKTSGSRRLVPLLPPVVAALTELWEQKGNPSQGLVFTRDDGAAIQPRDDTLAWKQLCVQAAVVGKVEDAPDQHAARHTVATLLQEAGVEEATRMAILGTPPLRRTAVRAHLPPPPPPPPPPPPPPPPPPPPPPPPDYAAHRRMAGSPIRQRQLLDVGKRE